The genomic stretch GACAAAGCGCTGGGGTGTTGGACGGGTTTATTATAACTCGCTTGGCCATCAGGCGAACATCATTGATATTCCTACCGTGAAGGAGCTTATGCGACGCGGCTTCCTATGGTGTGCAGAAGGCAAAGCAAGAGCATTAGAGGCTGGCGCAGCAACAGCTGCCTACAGCGGTATGGCCGACAATCAGCTGTAATTCTATTCCTAATACATGATATGAGACGAGGGAAAGACTGAAATGGACAAAATTAAAGCCGGGATTATTGGAACAGGCAATATTAGCGGGATATATTTTGAGAATGGAAATCGCTTTGATGCACTTCAGGTTGTAGCTTGTGCGGATTTGGATGTTGAACGGGCAATAGCGAAGGGTGAGGAGTTTGGCGTACGCGGCTGTTCTGTAGAGGACTTGCTTGCTGATCCTGACATTCAGCTGATCATTAATTTGACCATTCCTCAGGCTCATGCTTCGGTTTGCTTACGGGCGCTTGAAGCTGGAAAACATGTTTATGTAGAGAAGCCTTTCGCCGTTACACGCGAGGAAGCCAAGCAGGTGCTGGATCTTGCAGAGCAAAAAGGTTTGTATGTAGGGAGCGCGCCGGATACGTTCCTCGGCGGAGGAATTCAGACGAGCATCAAGCTGCTTGAGGATGGCTGGATCGGCACGCCAATTGGCGCGACTGCGTTTATGGTGTGCGGCGGTCATGAGTCATGGCATCCGTCTCCTGAGTTTTATTACCAGAAGGGCGGCGGCCCGATGTTTGACATGGGTCCTTATTATTTAACCGCTCTCGTTGCGCTGCTTGGACCTATCACTCGCGTCACAGGCTCAGCACGTATCTCCTATCCGGAGAGAACGATTACGAGCAAGCCGAAATACGGTCAGCAGGTTGAGGTTGAGGTTCCTACTCATATCGCAGGCGTAATGGATTTTGCATCTGGTCCAATCGGCACCCTTCTGACGAGCTTTGACGTTAAAGGCGGATCAACATTGCCGCGTATTGAGGTATACGGCAGCGCGGGAACGCTGCTCGTTCCCGATCCTAACGGCTTCGGCGGTCAAATTAAGCTTTGGCGTGCAGGCTCGAATGAATGGTCGGATATTCCTCTGGCATACGGCTACACGGAGAACGCACGCGGTGTAGGCGCAGCTGATATGGCGAAAGCGATTCAAACCGGTCGCAAGCATCGCTCTAATGGCGAATTAGCTTATCATGTGCTTGAGGCAATGCATGGTTTCCACGATGCATCGGAGCAAGGCAAGCATTATGTCATGGAGAGCACCTGCGAGCGTCCAGCGCCATTGCCACTAGGCTTACAGCCGTATTGCTTGGACTAATACAGCAGCAAAGAAAGCAACAAAAAAAGCAGAGCGATGTTTCGCTCTGCTTTTTTTGTACTATTTTATCCACGTATCAACTTTTTCAGCGTTTGCCTCTACCCATGCTTTTGCGGCAGCTTCAGGTGTAGCGCCATCTTGAATTTGAATCATGACCTCGGCCATATCGTCTGGCGTCCAGTTAAACTTATCAAGAAAAGCGTAAGCTTCCGGCAAATCAGTGTTTAGGTTTTTACGTGCCATTGTATGAATTTGCTCAGCTCCACCATATACGTTTTTAGGATCCTCCAAATATTTCAGATCCATCTTGGCGAACATCCAGTGCGGAGTCCAGCCTGTAACGATAATCGGCTCTTTGTTGGCATAAGCTTTTTGAAGCTGTTGTGTCATGGCTGCGGAAGAGCTTTCAAGCAGCGTCCACTTATCACGCAAGTTATATTCATCCATTACTTTATCAGTAGCCATCATTAGTCCAGCGCCGGGCTCAATGCCGATAATCGTATGATCTACCGTATCACCAACCGCATCATTCAATTGATCAATACTGTTAATATCCATATAGGCAGGAACGACTAGACCAGTTTTGGTGCCTTCAAGGTTAGGCCCTAGGTCGTCGTATTTCCCGTTATATTTTGATACGTAGGAAGCATGCGTCGAAGGCAACCAAGCAGCTACCATGGCATCCGCACTGCCATCGGAGATGCCAGCCCACATAGGACCCGCGTCTACCTGCATGAGTTCAACCTGATAATCGAGTTTTTGCTCAAGCACCTCTTTTACGACATGAGTGCTTGCTAACTCTGAATCCCAAGCCACATAGGCGAGCGTTATTTTTTTCTTACCGGCGTTGCCGGAAGAAGAACATCCGGCTATCAATGCGATTATCATAATCGCTGCTACAATTGTACTCATTTTTTTGAAATTCAAAAAATCACTCCTTAAAAGTTTGTGAAGCAAACTTACTTCGAAAGCATATCCTTAAATTTTGTGTAACAAAATAGCGTCGAAAGCATGCTTAACAAAGATTAGTTTGTTTTGCTTTTACGAATAACCTGCTGTGTAAGACGATCTAAAATGATCGCTAAGATGACTATAGCGAGTCCAGCCTCAAAGCCCACACCGGTATTACCTTGTGTTACGGCACGATAGACAGAAGCGCCTACACCTTGTGCACCGATCATTGAAGCAATAACGACCATCGAAAGCGATAGCATGATGGTCTGATTGATGCCTGCCATAATGGTAGGCATAGCAATCGGAAGCTGAAGCTTGAAGAGCTTCTGTGTTGGCGTAGAGCCAAAAGCGTCAGCTGCTTCAACTAATTCCTCCGGTACTTGGCGGATACCTAGATTCGTTAGACGAATGGTCGGCGGGATGGCGAAGATGATTGAAGAAATTACGCCAGGCACTACGCCCAAGGAGAAGAAGGTTACGGCAGGAAGCAAGTAAACGAAG from Paenibacillus sp. FSL H8-0548 encodes the following:
- a CDS encoding Gfo/Idh/MocA family oxidoreductase — protein: MDKIKAGIIGTGNISGIYFENGNRFDALQVVACADLDVERAIAKGEEFGVRGCSVEDLLADPDIQLIINLTIPQAHASVCLRALEAGKHVYVEKPFAVTREEAKQVLDLAEQKGLYVGSAPDTFLGGGIQTSIKLLEDGWIGTPIGATAFMVCGGHESWHPSPEFYYQKGGGPMFDMGPYYLTALVALLGPITRVTGSARISYPERTITSKPKYGQQVEVEVPTHIAGVMDFASGPIGTLLTSFDVKGGSTLPRIEVYGSAGTLLVPDPNGFGGQIKLWRAGSNEWSDIPLAYGYTENARGVGAADMAKAIQTGRKHRSNGELAYHVLEAMHGFHDASEQGKHYVMESTCERPAPLPLGLQPYCLD
- a CDS encoding glycine betaine ABC transporter substrate-binding protein translates to MNFKKMSTIVAAIMIIALIAGCSSSGNAGKKKITLAYVAWDSELASTHVVKEVLEQKLDYQVELMQVDAGPMWAGISDGSADAMVAAWLPSTHASYVSKYNGKYDDLGPNLEGTKTGLVVPAYMDINSIDQLNDAVGDTVDHTIIGIEPGAGLMMATDKVMDEYNLRDKWTLLESSSAAMTQQLQKAYANKEPIIVTGWTPHWMFAKMDLKYLEDPKNVYGGAEQIHTMARKNLNTDLPEAYAFLDKFNWTPDDMAEVMIQIQDGATPEAAAKAWVEANAEKVDTWIK
- a CDS encoding proline/glycine betaine ABC transporter permease, with protein sequence MNLPKIPLANWIESVEAWLENNFEPLFKFIRLVVGETVNGLEVVLNWFPALVLILIFTLIAWFIGKWKMALFTLIGLLIIENLGLWSQTMQTLALVLTAAFISVLIGVPVGILCARSSNIQKTITPLLDFMQTMPAFVYLLPAVTFFSLGVVPGVISSIIFAIPPTIRLTNLGIRQVPEELVEAADAFGSTPTQKLFKLQLPIAMPTIMAGINQTIMLSLSMVVIASMIGAQGVGASVYRAVTQGNTGVGFEAGLAIVILAIILDRLTQQVIRKSKTN